TCGGTCCTCCCGCGGCACGGCGCGTCCGCCGCTTCACGGAGCGCTGCGGGGCCGGGTCAACGGGGATCGGAAGGCATCCAGAGTGCGCCGTCCCTGTCAGAACGGGAAGCGCGCACTGGCAGAGGACGAACGACACCTTACGGTTGAGGCCGGAGACAAGTGGTTGCCCCATTCACACGCAGCCGCCCTCTTTGGGCGTCGGAGTGAGGTGGCATCGTATACTTCGGGAGCGGACGACGAGGCGGGGTCAATCGATTCCGGAAAATCCTGTAATCGATGACTGGAGGCAGGTCCGACGCCGGATTTTCGTCGGGCAGACATGTGTTTTGCCCGTTTGTGCGTCTAAACGTCAACATCGTCAACGAAGCCGCCCACATTGTCTCGAATTGACTTTTCGTGCCGGCCCACTAGGCTCCCCTTCCCCTGCTCCAAACTCAAACTGCGCGTCCACGACGGCCTGGTGCGCAGGCCGACGTACCATTCACCGAGCGCCGGTGGGGAAGCGATCTCCCCCTCCACCGCATGTGCCCGTCTCACTACGGACGGCAGAGCCGACCGCAATGACCGCCTCCGCACACCGCTGCGTACAGGAAGACATCGGGGAGGGAATCCACGAATCTCCGGCTCTCGGGGTCGCGAAAAGATATGTGGCACTGGTGGTTTGGGCCGCCCGGCGGCCCGTCTTCGCTTTTTCCGTATGCATACGTCCTTCTCCTACATCACTCCCCTATGGCCCCCACCTACACCCCGGAAACACGCCAGGACCGCATCACCAATCAGTGGGTCGCATTCGCACCCTCTCGAAGCGACCGCCCCAGACGGACGACAGCGAAGTCGACCTCGTCGCCCCCAACGGAGGACCCACCCGTGGAGGGATGCCCATTCTGCCCGGGACACGAGGCGATGCTGCCCTCGGTGATCTGGGAAAAGCCTCAGGAGGCGTCTCCCGGGTGGGCCACACGGGTGGTTCCCAACAAGTACGCCGCCCTCGATCCACACCAGAATGGCTCCCCCGACGCGAACGGACTCTACCGCACCCGCGCCAGCCGGGGGCGGCAAGAGGTGATCATCGACACCCCTCGCCACCATCGCCCCCTGGCCCGAACATCCGTGGCCCAGGTCGACGCCGTCCTCGCGACGTATCTGCAGCGCTATCACGCGATCCGTACGTCCGATGACGAGCTGATTCCGGCTCTCTTTCGCAACCATGGCGCACGTGCTGGGGCCTCGATCCCACACCCCCACAGCCAACTGATTGCCCCGAACTTCCGCCCGCCCCGGATTGAGCGCGAGGAGCGGGCGGCCCGGGCCCGATACGAAGAACTGGGCGAGTGCCCGTACTGCGTCATGATTGAAAGCGAGCTCGAGGCGGAGGACCGACTCGTGTGGACGAACGATGCCTTTGTCGTCTTCGTCCCGTTTGCCGCCGAGGTCCCGTACGAGATGTGGATTCTTCCCCGCACCCACGAACCCGAGTTTGGGCGTCTCACGGCCGAGGACCGCACTGCTCTCGCCCGGGCCTTGCGGACTGTCCTGCGGCGGCTGCACCAGTGCCTGGACGATCCGGACTACAATTTTTTCGTGCGAACGGCGCTCGACTACAACTCCGACCACTCGCACCTGCACTGGAGCCTTCGGATTCGGCCCCGCACCACGGTACAAGCCGGCTACGAGGTGGGCACCGGGCAGCGCATCAACCCCTCCATTCCTGAACGGGATGCGGCCGTGCTTCGCCGCCCCAGTCGGGACCTGGACGGAGGCTCAGCGTGATGCCCCACTTCCAAACAAAAAGCCCCAGGGCTTGAACGGCCCTGAGGCTTCTCCTGGTGGGGGACAATCTGTCAGCGGGTATCACTTCGAAAAAACAATTATTGTTTCTAATTTTCCAAACGGTTCGGCGGGTATCGCCGGGAGCCATCCACAAAAGGCAAGAACGTTACGGTTGCCCTGCTGTCGATCTTACTATTCAAGGGTTGTTTTCAGGCGCAGACTGGACGGGTCCGATTCATGCTCCATATGTCAACATCATCGACAGTCCCCCTATACCCTCACAATAACCGTTCCAGCCAGCAGAAGCCTTATCGTTGACACTTCGTAGCCGGCCCGGTACTGCACCGTCCCTTCGGCAGCAATGTTGTTCGCACCGGATTTGACAAAGATGATGAGGCTGAGCGCCCCTCGGGCAACGGGCCGTGCGTGAGACTTTATTCAGGCATATGGCCAGAAAAAGCTGGGACGAAGAAACCCCTACGAAAGTATCCGGCGGAGGGGGCGAGCCGATCATTCCCTCCGGCTCCTTCCCCCTCCGTCAGACACGTCGCCGACTATCCAATCTGGTAGAACTTCTCGTTGGTAATCTGGCCATCGTCGTTCCAGGTGCGCACCGCCACCTGCTTCTGCTCCACGCGGCCCACCCCTTCAAGGGTCATCTCGTTGTGCCACTCGGAAAAGGTGACGCTATTCTCTTCGTCGGTGCCACGGGCCTTAATCTCCGCGGAATGGAACTGCTCCAACGAGCCGACGAACTGCTCCTCGTATTCTCGATTCTCTTCCTTGCCCACGCGACGATCGTCTCCCTCTTCCATGACGACGTCGTCGGCGTAAAATTTATCGAAGGCCTCCAGAATCTCGCCCTGGAGGATCATCTCATTCAGCTCTTGATCGAGGGCATTCAGGTCACTCATGGTTGGGTCTGGGTTGAGTCTAAAGGATCATCGAATTGATCGCGTGGCCGAGCCGCCCATCATCGACCATCACCTGTTGCAACATTGTACGTTGCAACATGTTTCGACCGGGGGTTAGCCCTCGTCCTGAAATCCGGCATAGATGCCTTCGCAGATCCTCGAGAGGTGCTGAAGATCCCGGTCTGCCACCCGCGCGCCGAACCATTGCTGCACCTCGCGGATTTCGGGATCCATTTGCTCTAGTAGTGCCAGTCCGTCGTCAGTCACGGTGTGGAGCGTCACCCGACGATCTTCGTCGCTCGTGGAGCGTCGGACTAATCCCCGCTCCACCAGTTTGTCGATGAGGCGGGTGACGTCCGGAGACGGGTCCAACATCCGCTCGATGATTTCGCACCGGGGATGGCCCTCCGGATGCGCTCCCCGAAGGATCCGGAGCACGTTGTGGTGACTGAACTGCAGGTCGTGCCGTTCACACACCCGCTCTACTCGTCGTCGCACCTCGGCCGCGGCCACGAAGAGGTTGAGCATCGCCTCCTGGGACGCGTTTTCGAACGGGGCAGCCTGTTTGATGTGGTCGCGAAGAATGTGTCCCATGCTTGGGGGGCTTAGATGATGGCGAAATTTCCGTGTTACAACACGTAAATACTACAGCGGGTGTTTCTTAGGAGGCGCTGCAACTATTCGATTTCCCCATGTGCATTCGGGGTTACTCAACCACCTGCGGGACGAGAAAATGGTCGTTGTCGGCCTCCGGAGCCGGTTCCAGGGCCTGTCCCTGATCAATCCGCTCCTCAATCGCGTCGCTCCGAAAGACGTTGGTGGCGTCTAAGACGTGGGACATGGGCGGCACCCCGGAGGTGTCGAGCTCACCGAGTTTCTCCACGTACCCGAGGATTTCGCTCAGCTCGTCCGCCATTCGAGACTCTTCCTCCTCCGAGAAGTCGAGGCGGGCAAGCTGTGCAACGTGCCGAACGTCGTCGCGGGTTACAGACATTTGAACGCGTGAGCTTTGGCGGTTGGGAAGCGGACGGTCGAGTTGGAGTGCAGTCGAAACGGCGAGCGATCAGCCGGGTTTCTCCGTCGCCCTTTGTGCCTTAGTCCGAGGGGGTTGTGGCCCGGACCGTCCGGATCATTCGAATGAGGGTGGTGGCCGACCGCAGGCCGTGCTTCGGGCGGGGCTCCAAGAACATTTCCAGACTAATCGGTCCCTGGAAGCCCTGCGCGGACAACTGCTCCAGCTGCTCGGTCCACCCTACCGCTCCCTCCCCGAAGGGCGTGTCGACCCACCGCCCCCCCTCCACGCGCCCGTCACTGCACCGGACGAGCGTCACGAGCCCCGCAAGGGCCGTAAGTCCGGTGGCCGGATCCTCCCCCGCTCGTAGCGCCCCGACCGGGTTCCAGGCCGCCCGGACGTTGGGCGCTTCTACACGAGACAGCAGCTCGGCGAGGGCCTGTCCGGTGGGACAGGCGGTCTCGGGGCCGTTTCGCACTGCGACCAGGAAATCATACTCGGCGGCCTTCTCACCGGCCTGTTGCAGGGCATCCGCCATCGGCTCCAGGGAGGCGCCCGGCTCGGCGGCAAACGGGCTAATCGTGACTCGCGGACATCCCACCCGACGGCACAGCTCGAGGGTGTCCTCAAACTGCAGGAGATCATTCATCCAGGCCGCCCGGTCGCTCACCGGCCCCTCAAACATGCTCGGCACCACGCTCGAAAGCAGGAGATCGGTGCCCTCCAGTTGCTCCCGAATCTGCTTCTCGTTGACGAACGGAATCCGATCGTCGGGCCCCCCTACGGTTCGCAGCTCCATGCCGTGCAGGCCCCAGAGTTGGGTGTAGTGGAGGGCCCGGTTCAGATCACTCGTGACAGTATCGGTCAGCCAGACGGGAACCATGGCGAGGGTGGGTTTCGGGCGAGAATCAAGCATCCACCGTATCAACCGCCCAGGGGGGTGTTCCTGTCTCCCCGGGGGCCTACGCCCCACCACTCAGTCGCAAGGCAGGCTACTGGTCTTGCTGTGTCTCCGTGTTCGCGCCCGGAAACTCCGCGTCTTCGGCGTACTCCTGTCCCAGTTGGCGAAGGGCCTCCTGCGCAGTGCGGCGACGCTCGTCGATCAGGTCCTGCTTCTGGTCCCGGTCCGCGCGGGCCCGGAGCGGATCCACGACCTCGGCCCGGAGCACAATCAGAAGCTCCTGTTCTGTAACGTTGGTGGTCTCGGAGCCGAAGATGTACCGCAGCCCGAAGAACCAGCCCGGCAGGTCTTTGAGCACCGGGACGCCGCTCCGTCTGGTCGTCTTCTGTGTGGAGATGAGCCCCCCAATGACGGTGGCCTCGTTGTCGAGAAGAAGAACCTGCGTGCTGGCCTGATTGCGGTTGATGATCGGCCCGGAGCCCGACGGCTGACTGTTCGAGTCTTCTACGTCTACGTTCAGGTGAATGAAGTCCAGAACGGGCGCCCCCGACGAATCGGCCACGGGCTGACTGAGCAGCGTGGGGGTCACGTCGATGATGATGCCGGTCGAGAAGAACTCCGTAACGGTATTCCCCGCAAAGTCGGTAGTCTGGATCGGCACGTCCTGACCAATTTGAATCTCGCCCTGCTCTCCGCTCTGCACGGTCACCTGTGGGTTCGCGACGGTGCGTCCCACATTGTCCTGTTCCAGGAGATTGAGGAACCGCCGGAACTGCGAGAGGGAAATTTGATCGGGCGCCTGCAGGATGTTGTCGACGCTCTCGAACAGGTTGTCCGTCCGAACGGCAAAGTTCTGCCCCTGGCCGCCCGCGCCTCCTGCTCCGCCACCTGTCCCCCCTGCTCCGCCACCCGCGCCCCCTGTTCCACCACCGGCCCCTCCCTGACCGCCCGCACCGCCTCCCTGCGTGGAGCCCAGAATCTCATCCCACCGGAGCCCCCGGTTGCGGACCTTTGTGAGGTTCAGGTTGAAGAGGATGGCGTTGATCCGGATCTCCCGGGTGCCAAGGGTGGCGAGCGGCCCCTCACCGGACTGCTGCGGGGTTCCCGAAGACATCGACGAGGTGTCCTGCCTTGCCTCCTGCACCAAAAAGACGTTGTCGGTCTCACGGTAGCTCAGGCCGTTGGCCTCCAACGCCCGTTGAAACGCATCGAAGTAGTACATTCCCGATACCGAGACGCCAATCGGTGTCGTTCGGTCCTCCGGGTCGACGACGCGCTTGCCCACCTCGCGCTCAAAAATCGGATTGATGATCTCGATAAACTGGTCCAGCGAGGTCTCCTGGCCGAAAGACACCAGCAACTCGGGAGAAATGTTGGTGCGGGTGTTGCGGCGCTCCGGTCGTTCCTGGGCCTCAGCCGGCAGGCCCAGCCCCCCTCCCCACAGCACGACGAGGAGGACCGACAGAACACACCGGAGGCGAGAAGGGCGGATCATGAATGTGGAGCGTCGGCGGTGCGAGAGGTCAAAAGGGAGAGGTGTACCCGGTACAAGGGTGTCAGGGGTATCGGGGAGTTGTGGATTGGACTATTGGAGAGGAGAGCAAGGACCGTTCCTACGGATTCGTGGAAGACGCGGCGTCCGCGTCGCGGACCCGGAGAGGACTCTCTGAGCCCAGCGTACGCTCTACGCGGTCCACGATGCCACCCCGGTTCAGCCGCGCGACCACCCGGCCCTCCGACGGGCTCACCTCTGCGATGCGCCCCAGGTACACCCGGTCGCCCTCCCCCACCCGCTGAAGCCCGTCTCCGGTCTGGAAGACGGCCTTCCCATCCACAATGGAAAGCAGCTGTGCGGACTCGACGTTCAGGCGATCGTACTGGTTGGGCGGCACCTCCTCGAAGACAAGGGGATAAAACGGATTGATCTCGGGCGCGGGGTTGGGCACCACCGAGGACGGAAGTGGGGGACTGGTATTGTTTTTCGCCACGGGCAGCCGTTCGATCTCTCCTCCCTCAGAGGGCGACTGCGGGGCGGGCAGGCCCGTGGCGGCCCCGTAGATGGCCTCCACGTCCATGTCGAACGAGACGAGAACGTTCATCGTCGTGCGTCCGCTCTCCTCGTCGGTCTCTCGTTCTTCGAGGTAGTTCAGGCTCAAGCCGCGGATGCGGTAAAACGGCCGGTTGTTTTCAATCGTCCAGACAAACTGGTAAAGACTCGTGAAGTAGGCCTTTCCCGTTGCCTCGAACGAGTGGACGCTGTACCCGTCGCGCTCTTCAGATCCGGCCGACACGACGTCGAACTGCTGAAATCCGGTCTCCGTGAGTTCGGTGAGGTAGGACACGATATCCGGGGACGAGATGGTTGCGGGGACCACTTTGTACTGGGTTCGCCACCGGCGACGAACGGTCTTGAGACGCGATTCTGCGTTGGCCCGGTCGGCACGGAGGGATCGAATTTCCTCCTGCCCCTGCTTCTTGGCCTCAATCTTTTGCTCCAGCGACGCAATCGTGTCTTGTTGACGAAAGTACGTGAGGTAGGTGCCCGCTCCACACACGAGAACCAAGCAGGTGAGGAGCAAAGTCTGATTCGAATCGGGCCAGAACATGAGGCGTCCACGTGGGCGAAAAGAGAGTGCGATCTGCTGGAATTCCTGTCAGACGGAGCGTTCCGGGTCTGATGGGTCGGACGAGGTCGACGCGGAGGCTTCGGTGGAGGCAGCCCCGTCGCCCCCGCCCGCCATTTTGAGCAGCCACGCCCCCTCTGGAAGGGTGCCGTTCATGTCCTGCAGCATCGAGAGTGCATTCCGCACCGAGCCGAACCGCCCGATGCCGACCCGATACCGACCATTTTCCGGGCTTTGTTGAACCTGCACCGGATAGGACTCCTCGCTGAGTCGCTCCCGGAACCGCCGCGCCGTCTCTTCGGCCGCCGCACTTTCCAGCACCGAGGCCACGACCACCGTCCAGATCGATGACGACGCGTCGTCTGTATCACGGCGGGCCTGCAGATCACCATTCGAGTCGGCCTTCTGTGGGGCAGTGCTCGCACTCGTATCGGGGTCGGCCTGAGCCGTGGCGGGCGCCTCAGCCGTCGTGGACGAGTCCGGTGCGGGGGCGTCCGGACCCATCTCCACCGCTTCTTCTCCGGCGGCCAACTGCTCGCCCCGCTCCTCCCGCCAGTACTCGATTGCCTTCGGCTTAGTAGTGTCTAGAGGAATCGTAAGCTCGAAGTCGTACAGCGACACGTCCCGCGTTTCCGTGAACGTGAGTCCCAGGATGCTCCCGTCCAGTTGCTGTGCCAGCTGGACCACCTTCGACCGATCGTTGGACCGGCCGCGAACTGTAACTTCTGTTCCGGACTGCGGGCTCCACTGATCGATGGTGAGGCCGCGGATGTCGTTCATCTGCCCCGTGACGGTCGCGAGCCCGCTGCTCCACTTGTTGCTGCCGCGGAGGAGTGTGCCGACGGTCTTGTTCGCCTCAACGTATTCGGTCGTCATGGCCTGCATGCTGTCAATCCGCCGCTGAAGCGCCTGCCGATCCACTTGATCCACCTTCTGTTTAAGATTCTGCAACTCCGTGCGCCGTT
This is a stretch of genomic DNA from Salinibacter grassmerensis. It encodes these proteins:
- a CDS encoding galactose-1-phosphate uridylyltransferase translates to MAPTYTPETRQDRITNQWVAFAPSRSDRPRRTTAKSTSSPPTEDPPVEGCPFCPGHEAMLPSVIWEKPQEASPGWATRVVPNKYAALDPHQNGSPDANGLYRTRASRGRQEVIIDTPRHHRPLARTSVAQVDAVLATYLQRYHAIRTSDDELIPALFRNHGARAGASIPHPHSQLIAPNFRPPRIEREERAARARYEELGECPYCVMIESELEAEDRLVWTNDAFVVFVPFAAEVPYEMWILPRTHEPEFGRLTAEDRTALARALRTVLRRLHQCLDDPDYNFFVRTALDYNSDHSHLHWSLRIRPRTTVQAGYEVGTGQRINPSIPERDAAVLRRPSRDLDGGSA
- a CDS encoding nuclear transport factor 2 family protein, with protein sequence MSDLNALDQELNEMILQGEILEAFDKFYADDVVMEEGDDRRVGKEENREYEEQFVGSLEQFHSAEIKARGTDEENSVTFSEWHNEMTLEGVGRVEQKQVAVRTWNDDGQITNEKFYQIG
- a CDS encoding MarR family winged helix-turn-helix transcriptional regulator, producing the protein MGHILRDHIKQAAPFENASQEAMLNLFVAAAEVRRRVERVCERHDLQFSHHNVLRILRGAHPEGHPRCEIIERMLDPSPDVTRLIDKLVERGLVRRSTSDEDRRVTLHTVTDDGLALLEQMDPEIREVQQWFGARVADRDLQHLSRICEGIYAGFQDEG
- the gatC gene encoding Asp-tRNA(Asn)/Glu-tRNA(Gln) amidotransferase subunit GatC, with translation MSVTRDDVRHVAQLARLDFSEEEESRMADELSEILGYVEKLGELDTSGVPPMSHVLDATNVFRSDAIEERIDQGQALEPAPEADNDHFLVPQVVE
- a CDS encoding sugar phosphate isomerase/epimerase family protein — encoded protein: MVPVWLTDTVTSDLNRALHYTQLWGLHGMELRTVGGPDDRIPFVNEKQIREQLEGTDLLLSSVVPSMFEGPVSDRAAWMNDLLQFEDTLELCRRVGCPRVTISPFAAEPGASLEPMADALQQAGEKAAEYDFLVAVRNGPETACPTGQALAELLSRVEAPNVRAAWNPVGALRAGEDPATGLTALAGLVTLVRCSDGRVEGGRWVDTPFGEGAVGWTEQLEQLSAQGFQGPISLEMFLEPRPKHGLRSATTLIRMIRTVRATTPSD
- a CDS encoding type II and III secretion system protein, with translation MIRPSRLRCVLSVLLVVLWGGGLGLPAEAQERPERRNTRTNISPELLVSFGQETSLDQFIEIINPIFEREVGKRVVDPEDRTTPIGVSVSGMYYFDAFQRALEANGLSYRETDNVFLVQEARQDTSSMSSGTPQQSGEGPLATLGTREIRINAILFNLNLTKVRNRGLRWDEILGSTQGGGAGGQGGAGGGTGGAGGGAGGTGGGAGGAGGQGQNFAVRTDNLFESVDNILQAPDQISLSQFRRFLNLLEQDNVGRTVANPQVTVQSGEQGEIQIGQDVPIQTTDFAGNTVTEFFSTGIIIDVTPTLLSQPVADSSGAPVLDFIHLNVDVEDSNSQPSGSGPIINRNQASTQVLLLDNEATVIGGLISTQKTTRRSGVPVLKDLPGWFFGLRYIFGSETTNVTEQELLIVLRAEVVDPLRARADRDQKQDLIDERRRTAQEALRQLGQEYAEDAEFPGANTETQQDQ